A stretch of the Denticeps clupeoides chromosome 6, fDenClu1.1, whole genome shotgun sequence genome encodes the following:
- the vps26bl gene encoding vacuolar protein sorting-associated protein 26B-like, producing MSFFSFGQSAEIDVVLNDAETRKKVEHKSEDGKKDKYFLFYDGETVSGKVNVTLKSPGKRLEHQGIKIEFIGQIELYYDRGNHHEFVSLVKDLARPGELTQSQTFDFEFTHVEKPYESYTGQNVKLRYFLRATVSRRLNDISKEMDIVVHTLSTYPEMNSSIKMEVGIEDCLHIEFEYNKSKYHLKDVIVGKIYFLLVRIKIKHMEIDIIKRETTGTGPNVYHENDTIAKYEIMDGAPVRGESIPIRLFLAGYEMTPTMRDINKKFSVRYYLNLVLIDEEERRYFKQQEITLWRKGDIVRKSMSHQASIAAQRFEGSASAEKALAQAKEENS from the exons ATGAGCTTCTTCAGCTTCGGCCAGAGCGCCGAGATCGACGTGGTCCTGAACGACGCCGAGACGAGGAAGAAAGTGGAGCACAAGAGCGAGGACGGCAAGAAGGACAAATACTTCCTCTTCTACGACGGCGAGACGGTGTCGGGCAAGGTGAACGTGACGCTCAAGAGCCCCGGGAAGCGACTCGAGCACCAAGGCATCAAAATCGAGTTCATCGGCCAGATCG AACTTTACTACGACAGGGGAAACCATCACGAGTTTGTGTCCCTGGTGAAGGACTTGGCACGTCCTGGCGAGCTCACACAGTCCCAGACCTTCGATTTTGAGTTCACGCACGTGGAGAAACCGTACGAGTCGTACACCGGACAGAACGTCAAGCTGCG GTACTTCCTGAGAGCAACGGTCAGTCGGAGACTGAACGACATCAGCAAAGAAATGGACATCGTGGTTCATACGCTGAGCACGTACCCAGAAATGAACTCGTCCATTAAGATGGAGGTGGGCATTGAAGACTGTCTGCACATTGAGTTTGAGTACAACAAGTCCAA GTACCACCTTAAAGACGTCATTGTAGGAAAGATCTACTTCCTTTTGGTGCGGATCAAAATTAAACACATGGAGATAGACATAATTAAACGGGAGACAACAGGCACCGGCCCAAATGTGTACCATGAGAACGACACCATTGCCAAGTACGAGATCATGGATGGCGCTCCAGTTAGAG GCGAATCCATTCCAATTCGTCTGTTCTTGGCTGGGTATGAAATGACTCCCACTATGAGGGACATAAATAAGAAGTTCTCTGTTCGTTACTACCTCAATCTCGTTCTCATTGATGAGGAGGAGCGGCGCTACTTCAAACAACAG GAGATCACTCTGTGGAGGAAGGGTGACATAGTGAGGAAAAGCATGTCTCACCAAGCCTCGATTGCTGCTCAGCGCTTTGAGGGCTCTGCCAGTGCCGAGAAAGCCCTCGCCCAAGCCAAGGAGGAGAACAGCTAA
- the fez1 gene encoding fasciculation and elongation protein zeta-1 → MEAPLVCLDEEFEDLRPCRVEDLELGPRRPYGSVPLVPLTREDFSELENFSEMMSFKSMEDLVNEFDEKLNVCFHNYNTKTEGLAPVRNQAHAEEDEERLQDEDVWDALTDNYMPSSVSSWDDPNSEGINGNLSDQEIREKEEEEMNEKNENVSRLHEEPLITADQVIEEIVEMMENSPDPCETEEEDDEDTNLSSSKPSPSLLEEIKMLSQASNNNCSYEGLSLMPSSALMELLCRVEAAIREYSEELVAQLARRDELEFEKEVKNSFITALMEVQNRQKEQRDLSKRRRRDKGLSLQGTSRSEKTGTMPVKRFSMEGLSNILQTGIRQTFGNSGTDKQYLNTVIPYEKKSSPPSVDDLQMLTKILYAMKEDSDKVPTLLTDYILKVLCPT, encoded by the exons ATGGAGGCTCCACTGGTGTGTCTGGACGAGGAGTTTGAGGACCTGAGGCCGTGCAGGGTGGAGGACCTGGAACTCGGCCCGAGAAGGCCTTACGGCAGCGTCCCCTTGGTGCCCCTGACCCGTGAGGACTTCTCAGAGCTGGAGAACTTCTCAGAGATGATGAGCTTCAAGTCCATGGAAGACTTGGTCAACGAGTTCGACGAGAAGCTTAACGTCTGCTTCCACAACTACAACACAAAGACAGAGGGCCTTGCACCCGTCCGCAACCAGGCCCAtgctgaggaagatgaggagaggctgcaggacGAAGA TGTTTGGGACGCTCTGACTGATAACTACATGCCCTCATCCGTCTCCAGCTGGGATGACCCAAACTCAGAAGGAATCAACGGCAACCTCTCTGATCAGGAG ATTCgcgagaaagaggaggaggagatgaatgAAAAGAACGAAAATGTCAGCCGCCTGCATGAAGAGCCCCTCATCACTGCTGATCAG GTCATTGAGGAGATCGTTGAAATGATGGAGAACTCTCCAGATCCTTGCGAgacagaagaggaggatgacgaggaCACCAACCTGTCCTCCTCCAAACCTAGCCCTTCTCTGCTTGAGGAGATCAAAATGTTGTCCCAGGCGTCCAACAACAACTGCTCTTATGAAG GCCTGAGCCTCATGCCGAGCTCAGCTCTGATGGAGCTGTTGTGCCGGGTGGAGGCAGCCATCAGGGAGTACTCAGAGGAGCTCGTGGCACAGCTGGCCCGGCGGGATGAGCTGGAGTTTGAGAAGGAGGTGAAGAACAGCTTCATCACGGCCCTGATGGAGGTGCAGAACCGGCAGAAGGAGCAGAGGGACTTGAGCAAGCGCCGCCGCCGTGACAAGGGCCTCAGCCTGCAGGGCACTTCCCGCTCAGAGAAGACAGGCACAATGCCAGTCAAG CGCTTTAGCATGGAAGGACTGTCCAACATTCTGCAGACAGGGATCCGACAGACTTTTGGGAACTCAGGGACAGACAAACAG tatCTAAATACAGTTATTCCATATGAGAAGAAAAGCAGCCCTCCCTCGGTGGATGACCTCCAGATGCTCACCAAAA TTCTTTATGCCATGAAGGAAGACAGTGACAAGGTCCCTACACTGCTTACTGACTACATATTAAAAG TGCTGTGTCCCACCTAA
- the esama gene encoding endothelial cell adhesion molecule a translates to METSGKLNTLLALAVLLLRSVDAQLTLQMPQKSVEVIQGQMVVLQAWYTSSANKNNNVIWNLVENSSFKQVISFMGGTTILGDSQLKNRVGFMHAMPSSNLSIYINNTQEPDSGRYACQVFINGESSSDSLILTVKVPPSVPVCSLIGKPVLNGSVTLSCNSQSGKPPPLYSWAKVSPDTNVFFAPHMNVNTGTLKLANLTSRMSGKYVCNASNTAGTESCYINLEVITATNAGVIAGATVAAVIGLILIILIIIFLWTRKKDTEDDLANEIKEDAQAPKRVSWAKSGSGSDIVSKNGTLSSVHTSPHVRDGHHNNLYVHRPGSDTASIVTATGSTAGYRPRPLADTTPERTLPGYNTSSTLPHSSIRPPTANGASQQRTDHAQPQTPRPPPLPTGITAANISRMGGVPIMVPAQNQAGSLV, encoded by the exons TGGATGCGCAGCTGACGCTCCAGATGCCCCAGAAGTCTGTCGAGGTCATCCAAGGCCAGATGGTTGTTCTCCAGGCTTGGTACACATCAAgtgcaaacaaaaacaacaatgtcaTTTGGAACCTTGTAGAAAACAGCTCCTTCAAACAG GTGATCTCTTTCATGGGTGGAACCACAATTTTGGGTGATTCCCAGCTGAAGAATCGAGTGGGCTTCATGCATGCCATGCCGTCCTCCAACCTGTCCATCTACATCAACAATACGCAGGAGCCCGACTCGGGACGCTATGCCTGTCAGGTCTTCATCAATGGAGAAAGTTCCAGTGATAGCCTCATCCTCACTGTCAAAG TCCCTCCCTCGGTGCCAGTGTGCAGCCTCATTGGGAAACCAGTGCTGAACGGGAGTGTAACACTCAGCTGCAATTCTCAGTCTGGAAAGCCCCCTCCTCTTTACAGTTGGGCGAAAGTGAGCCCAGACACCAATGTGTTTTTTGCGCCTCATATGA ATGTGAATACCGGAACTTTGAAGCTCGCCAATCTCACCAGCAGGATGTCCGGGAAGTATGTGTGCAATGCCTCCAACACAGCTGGCACAGAGTCTTGCTACATCAACCTAGAAGTCATCACTG CTACCAATGCAGGGGTGATTGCTGGGGCCACAGTTGCTGCTGTGATCGGGTTAATCCTCATCATCCTAATAATCATATTCTTGTGGACAAGGAAGAAAGACACAGAAGATGACCTGGCCAATGAAATCAA GGAAGATGCTCAGGCACCCAAGCGTGTGTCATGGGCAAAGAGTGGCAGCGGATCTGACATTGTCTCCAAAAACGGCACACTGTCATCAGTTCACACAAGCCCCCATGTTAGGGACGGTCACCATAACAATCTCTATGTGCACCGTCCTGGTTCTGACACTGCCTCCATAGTCACAGCCACTGGCAGCACCGCAGGCTACCGGCCCCGCCCTCTAGCCGACACTACCCCAGAGCGCACTTTACCAGGCTACAACACCAGCTCCACCCTGCCCCACTCCTCCATACGGCCGCCCACTGCAAACGGCGCATCCCAGCAAAGAACAGACCATGCTCAGCCGCAGACACCGCGGCCACCCCCTCTTCCCACCGGCATAACAGCCGCTAACATATCCCGCATGGGAGGAGTTCCCATCATGGTGCCTGCTCAAAACCAGGCTGGCTCACTGGTCTAG